A window of Thermovibrio guaymasensis contains these coding sequences:
- a CDS encoding WYL domain-containing protein yields MEKRLYLAIEVLKYLSENGSSFISTTEIQDKLTLRGVLSGTNPSADRKKLNRTLSDLLQAGYVESRFDNVKGRKPQMWRLKVKAVPYLVSLSEEELLSLFTLISFVPRKYRNLEVLEPGLRAVNRLGKLLDREKKEVAMESFDYLPVPVERFTNIAPETLKMIFRGIVERRELFINYEGNQFTVYPIKVFNYNGIFYLSSYLPQERKYRHLHIVKMRVYGLGREYPLYYWKRYKDKFFSFSEEPFIMKVELPADYMANLKREHSVFLYPTQFHIEWDNQKVTVWLVAFSSYRFASWIILDELKAVYPPSLEDIEIAKERKLKELYEGLTYNPKENIRRFSHFKKALKNFLEKRMEFYSSLVN; encoded by the coding sequence TTGGAAAAGAGGTTATATCTAGCTATTGAGGTTCTTAAGTACCTTTCAGAAAACGGGAGCTCCTTTATTTCAACCACAGAAATTCAGGATAAGTTAACCTTAAGAGGGGTTCTTTCCGGAACCAATCCTTCGGCCGATAGGAAGAAGTTGAACAGAACTCTCTCAGATCTCCTTCAGGCGGGCTACGTTGAGTCAAGGTTTGATAACGTTAAGGGAAGAAAGCCCCAGATGTGGCGGCTCAAAGTTAAGGCCGTTCCTTACTTAGTTTCTCTTTCCGAAGAAGAACTCCTCTCCCTCTTTACTTTAATCTCTTTTGTTCCAAGGAAATATAGGAATTTAGAGGTTTTAGAGCCCGGATTGCGGGCAGTTAATAGATTGGGAAAGCTGCTTGATAGGGAGAAGAAAGAAGTTGCTATGGAATCGTTTGATTATCTACCTGTTCCAGTAGAGAGGTTTACAAACATTGCTCCAGAAACTCTAAAGATGATCTTTAGGGGAATTGTTGAAAGGAGGGAGCTCTTTATTAACTATGAAGGGAATCAGTTTACTGTTTACCCGATAAAAGTCTTTAACTACAATGGGATTTTCTACCTCTCTTCCTACCTTCCTCAGGAAAGGAAGTATAGGCACCTCCACATCGTAAAGATGAGGGTTTACGGTTTGGGGAGAGAGTATCCCCTCTACTACTGGAAGAGGTATAAGGATAAGTTCTTCTCATTCTCTGAAGAACCCTTTATTATGAAGGTGGAGCTTCCGGCCGATTACATGGCCAACCTCAAAAGAGAACACTCGGTTTTTCTCTACCCTACGCAGTTTCATATTGAGTGGGATAACCAGAAGGTAACAGTTTGGCTTGTAGCCTTTAGCAGCTACCGTTTCGCAAGCTGGATAATACTTGACGAGTTGAAGGCTGTTTATCCTCCTTCTTTGGAAGATATAGAGATTGCTAAAGAAAGGAAGTTAAAGGAACTTTATGAAGGTTTAACTTATAACCCTAAAGAGAACATAAGGAGGTTTAGTCACTTTAAAAAGGCATTAAAAAATTTTCTTGAAAAGAGAATGGAGTTTTACTCTTCTCTTGTTAACTAG
- a CDS encoding YkvA family protein gives MDERKKRKAQRKFEDQIKKVKSEDVEKVLKKREEIEEKLKGQLRKFIYEIKLLFELLSDFKGGKYREVPWHTIAATIAALLYVLNPLDVIPDFISVVGQIDDAFVLGLCLTLIEKDLNKYKVWREERKEEKTS, from the coding sequence ATGGATGAAAGAAAGAAGAGAAAAGCCCAAAGGAAATTTGAGGATCAGATAAAGAAAGTAAAATCAGAAGACGTTGAAAAAGTGTTAAAGAAGAGAGAGGAGATAGAGGAAAAGTTAAAAGGTCAGTTAAGGAAGTTTATCTATGAAATAAAACTCTTATTTGAACTCCTATCTGACTTTAAAGGTGGAAAGTACAGAGAAGTCCCTTGGCATACCATAGCAGCAACTATTGCTGCTCTTTTATACGTATTAAATCCCTTAGACGTTATACCTGACTTTATATCCGTAGTAGGCCAGATTGACGATGCTTTCGTCTTAGGTCTTTGTCTAACGTTAATTGAAAAGGACCTAAACAAGTATAAGGTATGGAGGGAAGAACGAAAGGAAGAGAAAACTAGTTAA
- the hemW gene encoding radical SAM family heme chaperone HemW — MNRFKALYIHTPFCRRKCLYCDFYSESKVLNEKDLKKLVLSELSLLNPNLSQFPTVYFGGGTPSLLTPDFFEAILSKVGQFSEVTVEFNPEDVTSEKLKALKEIGVNRISLGIQSLSSKVLRKLGRTQSPEDNLKALESVLSVFSNVSVDLIYGAPGQKADEILEEVDKITEYPIKHLSLYALTVYEETPLSQLVKEKKLELPHEEEVRKSYYEAVEILKEKGFTHYEISNFAVKGFESKHNLIYWKLENYLGLGPSAASFKGGLFWRNYSNYSKYKESLERGKLPIEEREEFKGKELIELKITMGLRLTEGIERKLIPERALESERVRRLIEEGYLEVSEGRVRLGKKGLFISNAVIGELLSAL, encoded by the coding sequence ATGAACAGGTTTAAAGCTCTGTACATCCACACTCCTTTCTGCAGAAGGAAGTGCCTTTACTGCGATTTTTACTCTGAATCTAAAGTCTTAAATGAAAAAGATCTAAAGAAGCTGGTATTATCTGAACTATCCCTCCTTAATCCTAACCTTTCCCAATTTCCAACAGTTTACTTTGGAGGAGGAACTCCCTCTTTACTAACCCCCGACTTCTTTGAGGCCATCTTATCAAAGGTTGGCCAGTTCTCAGAAGTTACGGTTGAGTTTAACCCTGAAGACGTTACATCAGAAAAGTTAAAGGCCCTAAAGGAGATAGGAGTAAACAGGATTAGCTTAGGAATTCAGAGTTTATCAAGTAAAGTTCTGAGGAAGCTCGGAAGAACTCAAAGTCCAGAGGACAACCTCAAAGCCTTAGAAAGTGTACTTTCAGTATTTTCAAACGTATCTGTTGACCTTATTTACGGGGCTCCAGGTCAAAAAGCAGATGAAATCTTAGAGGAAGTAGACAAAATAACTGAATACCCGATAAAACACTTATCCCTATACGCTCTTACTGTTTACGAGGAAACCCCTCTCTCTCAGCTGGTTAAGGAGAAAAAGTTGGAACTTCCACATGAAGAGGAAGTTAGAAAGTCTTACTATGAAGCTGTAGAGATACTAAAAGAGAAAGGGTTTACACACTACGAAATATCAAACTTCGCCGTAAAAGGCTTTGAAAGCAAGCACAACTTAATTTACTGGAAACTGGAGAACTACTTAGGACTTGGACCCTCAGCAGCTTCCTTTAAAGGCGGTCTCTTCTGGAGGAACTACTCAAACTACAGTAAATATAAAGAGTCCCTTGAAAGGGGAAAGTTACCCATTGAAGAGAGAGAAGAGTTTAAAGGTAAGGAACTGATTGAGCTTAAAATAACGATGGGCCTACGCTTAACAGAAGGGATAGAGAGAAAACTTATTCCTGAAAGAGCCTTAGAGAGTGAGAGAGTAAGGAGGTTAATTGAAGAGGGCTATTTAGAGGTGTCAGAAGGAAGGGTCCGGTTAGGGAAGAAGGGACTCTTCATCTCTAACGCCGTAATAGGGGAACTCCTATCCGCTCTTTAA
- a CDS encoding tetratricopeptide repeat protein — MGLFDLFKKKSEEELFQEAVSNQDYMEIAKLGEKLLQKYPDNLSILNPYVDALVKLGKKEKAVQILADFGEKKIREEYYDIAIPVLKKALKIDPLNLKVIKLLATAYKKKELYYDAFKTFIESLKKYKEANLSTEIIKEYLEEFIQEQFHPLFYEKYADLLLEEGNKEKALVNYVLAANMYINLKNYKSALRSLLKAQKIKRNENLDKQLIEVLAHLIGTEPQITDLLITLLTNYKENVNFIKYVIDTFREVGKLEILKSIAENIKVPKLKYALLALINFELGEIEEAQDYLNKLRLIDRNMYEQALILIKTKHETSIPELPLTSKEEEIPEAEEILEVLDQVLDLNKVVTEYINKVDTEEKSEKIAKEVNALKELEKDGKRSISSAEALFGLGNYDEAIKIAEKALNTEEAFKAATIIAESYRKKGEEKKALSFLFDQIKNPKLSEEEKAKLKALIGKIHEKLGDRERALVWYREANKILSDKDLEEKIEKLQSNEQV; from the coding sequence TTGGGACTTTTTGACCTCTTCAAGAAAAAGTCCGAAGAAGAGCTATTTCAGGAAGCTGTTTCTAACCAAGATTACATGGAGATAGCCAAACTAGGAGAAAAGCTACTACAAAAGTATCCGGATAACCTATCCATTCTCAATCCTTACGTAGATGCTTTAGTTAAATTAGGAAAAAAGGAAAAAGCCGTTCAAATTTTAGCTGACTTTGGTGAAAAAAAAATAAGAGAGGAGTATTACGACATAGCAATTCCAGTCCTTAAAAAGGCCTTGAAAATTGATCCCCTAAACTTAAAGGTTATAAAATTACTGGCAACCGCATATAAAAAGAAAGAACTTTATTACGATGCATTTAAGACCTTTATAGAAAGCTTAAAAAAATATAAAGAAGCAAACTTAAGCACTGAAATAATAAAGGAGTATTTAGAAGAATTTATACAGGAACAATTTCATCCTCTATTTTACGAAAAGTATGCAGACCTCCTTTTAGAAGAAGGAAACAAAGAAAAAGCATTAGTAAACTACGTTCTTGCAGCTAACATGTATATAAACCTTAAAAATTATAAGTCTGCACTCCGATCCCTTTTAAAAGCACAAAAAATTAAAAGAAATGAAAATCTTGATAAACAACTTATTGAAGTTTTAGCTCACCTTATCGGTACTGAACCTCAAATAACAGACCTTTTGATTACTCTCCTAACTAACTACAAGGAAAATGTTAATTTCATTAAATATGTAATTGATACATTCAGAGAAGTTGGAAAACTTGAGATCTTAAAGAGTATAGCTGAAAACATTAAAGTACCTAAGTTAAAATATGCCTTACTTGCGCTCATAAACTTTGAACTTGGGGAAATTGAAGAAGCTCAAGATTACCTCAACAAACTGCGTTTGATTGATAGAAATATGTACGAACAAGCATTAATACTTATAAAAACGAAACACGAAACTTCTATACCAGAACTTCCATTAACTTCCAAAGAAGAGGAAATACCTGAAGCTGAGGAAATCCTTGAAGTACTTGACCAGGTCCTTGACCTTAATAAGGTAGTAACTGAATACATTAATAAAGTTGATACTGAAGAGAAGTCAGAAAAAATAGCAAAAGAAGTTAATGCTCTAAAAGAACTAGAAAAGGATGGAAAGCGGTCTATCTCCTCTGCTGAAGCTCTCTTTGGATTAGGAAATTACGATGAGGCCATAAAAATAGCAGAAAAAGCACTTAACACTGAGGAGGCCTTTAAAGCCGCAACAATAATAGCAGAATCTTACAGAAAGAAAGGTGAAGAGAAAAAAGCACTATCTTTCCTCTTTGACCAAATTAAAAATCCCAAACTATCAGAAGAAGAAAAGGCAAAACTTAAAGCCCTAATAGGGAAAATCCATGAAAAACTGGGAGATAGAGAGAGGGCGCTAGTATGGTACAGAGAAGCAAATAAAATCCTGAGTGATAAAGATTTAGAGGAGAAAATAGAGAAACTTCAAAGTAATGAACAGGTTTAA
- a CDS encoding N-glycosylase/DNA lyase, giving the protein MKVKLKLHPDRGRTLAYHLREIYKKEGIFGHRELPDDAVREIIDGLKDEEILLLVTLTTALDYMRNADELWKSSIATFRDEEIKWVFNPNEVVRKGKEELSKALQKYRLAKKKVRDVEIWHSISKTLSEKYRGNLKELFAEYDYDVDKMFKDFQTNRKEEFPSISGIKLFPHWIRSLRDKLNIPFKNVEKLPIPVDVHVARATFTTGCITGKYTSKGINETVRKRVIELWEQALRGTGIAPIEMFRPLWLLSKYGCHYRKNDERPKLNQCPAKEFCIEGKVVVTSSRVEIDT; this is encoded by the coding sequence ATGAAGGTTAAGCTTAAACTTCATCCCGATAGGGGAAGGACTCTTGCTTACCATTTAAGAGAGATCTATAAAAAAGAAGGAATTTTTGGTCATAGGGAACTTCCCGATGATGCAGTGAGGGAAATTATAGATGGGCTGAAAGATGAGGAAATTTTATTACTTGTAACTCTCACAACAGCTTTAGACTATATGAGAAATGCTGATGAGTTGTGGAAGAGTTCCATTGCCACTTTCAGGGATGAAGAGATAAAGTGGGTTTTTAACCCGAACGAGGTTGTTCGTAAGGGAAAAGAGGAACTATCAAAGGCCCTTCAAAAGTACAGATTAGCTAAGAAGAAAGTTAGAGACGTTGAAATCTGGCACTCAATATCTAAGACTCTTTCGGAGAAGTACAGAGGGAATTTGAAAGAGCTCTTTGCCGAGTACGATTACGATGTTGATAAGATGTTTAAGGATTTCCAGACCAATAGAAAGGAAGAGTTTCCGAGTATTTCGGGAATAAAATTGTTTCCCCACTGGATAAGGAGTTTAAGAGATAAATTGAATATTCCCTTTAAAAACGTTGAAAAGTTACCAATCCCTGTTGATGTTCACGTTGCTAGAGCCACGTTTACGACGGGTTGTATAACTGGGAAGTATACTTCAAAGGGAATTAATGAAACTGTAAGGAAGAGAGTTATAGAGCTCTGGGAACAAGCCCTTAGGGGGACAGGAATTGCTCCTATAGAGATGTTTAGGCCCCTTTGGCTTTTGAGTAAGTACGGTTGCCATTACAGGAAAAACGATGAAAGGCCGAAGCTAAATCAGTGCCCGGCTAAGGAGTTCTGCATAGAGGGTAAAGTTGTAGTTACCTCAAGTAGGGTGGAGATTGATACCTGA
- a CDS encoding type II secretion system protein: MRAFTLLELVIVLAIVSVVLTLVFPVFYSKNLSSPDLFENRVKSLLQSSFSFGKGKEICVDFRKNKVSVDKETLDLPFPPETLVLPGKVVSKELFSRYCFTPSGFTYFVLNLKRKEGYLILFTIFPSGQTQVLNLKESEEETLKDKVEKGRVTEWFSYYSY, translated from the coding sequence ATGAGGGCTTTTACTTTACTTGAGCTGGTTATAGTTTTGGCGATAGTTAGTGTCGTCCTTACTTTAGTATTCCCAGTTTTCTACTCAAAGAACCTATCTTCTCCTGATTTGTTTGAGAATAGAGTTAAAAGCCTTCTACAGAGTTCTTTTTCCTTTGGTAAGGGGAAGGAAATCTGTGTGGACTTTAGAAAAAACAAAGTATCGGTTGACAAAGAAACTTTAGACCTTCCTTTCCCTCCAGAAACTTTAGTCCTTCCAGGGAAAGTTGTTAGCAAGGAACTTTTCAGTCGCTACTGTTTTACTCCTTCAGGATTTACCTATTTTGTCTTGAATCTAAAGAGAAAAGAGGGATATCTTATCCTATTTACAATTTTTCCATCGGGTCAAACTCAAGTTCTGAACCTTAAGGAATCTGAAGAAGAAACCCTCAAGGATAAGGTGGAAAAGGGGAGGGTAACAGAATGGTTCAGCTATTACTCGTACTGA
- the argF gene encoding ornithine carbamoyltransferase codes for MKDFISMLDADRLFIENIISLSAFLKEKNKRGELYRPLEGFKAALIFEKPSTRTRVSFEVGVFELGGHGVYMDNRSSQLGRGEPIKDTARVLSRYVDLIVIRTFGQERVNELARYSTVPVINALTDEEHPCQVLADLFTIWEYKGKLEGLKVAYLGDGNNMCNSWLIGAAYMGMKFYTATPKGYEPLPFYVERAKEIAKETGAEIVVTHDPVEAVKDADVVYTDVWASMGQEEEAEERRKVFMPYQVNSELVKHAKPDYLFMHCLPAHRGEEVSEEVLEGERSVVWDQAENRLHTQKALILKLVRKPKP; via the coding sequence ATGAAAGATTTTATTTCTATGCTTGATGCAGATAGACTCTTTATAGAAAACATAATTTCTCTATCGGCCTTTTTGAAGGAGAAGAATAAAAGAGGAGAACTCTACAGGCCCCTTGAAGGGTTTAAAGCTGCTCTCATTTTTGAAAAACCCTCAACGAGAACCAGGGTTTCTTTTGAAGTGGGAGTTTTCGAGCTTGGTGGACATGGGGTTTATATGGATAACAGGAGCTCGCAACTTGGTAGAGGTGAGCCTATTAAGGATACAGCAAGGGTTCTTTCCCGCTACGTTGACCTGATAGTGATTAGGACTTTCGGCCAAGAAAGGGTTAATGAGCTTGCGCGTTACTCAACAGTTCCGGTTATAAACGCTTTAACCGATGAGGAACATCCCTGCCAGGTCCTTGCTGACCTTTTTACGATTTGGGAGTACAAAGGGAAACTGGAAGGCCTTAAAGTTGCCTACCTTGGGGATGGGAACAATATGTGTAACTCTTGGCTTATCGGTGCTGCCTATATGGGTATGAAGTTCTACACTGCAACTCCTAAAGGCTACGAGCCCCTACCGTTCTACGTAGAAAGGGCAAAGGAAATAGCTAAGGAAACGGGTGCTGAAATAGTTGTAACTCATGATCCTGTTGAGGCTGTTAAAGACGCAGACGTTGTCTATACCGATGTCTGGGCAAGTATGGGGCAGGAAGAAGAAGCTGAGGAGAGGAGAAAAGTCTTTATGCCCTATCAAGTTAACTCTGAACTTGTAAAGCACGCAAAGCCCGATTATCTCTTTATGCACTGCCTGCCTGCCCACAGGGGAGAGGAAGTAAGTGAGGAAGTTTTAGAAGGTGAGCGTTCGGTTGTCTGGGACCAGGCTGAAAACCGCCTCCACACCCAGAAAGCCTTAATTCTGAAGCTGGTAAGGAAGCCTAAGCCGTAG